DNA sequence from the Salvia splendens isolate huo1 chromosome 19, SspV2, whole genome shotgun sequence genome:
GCTTAGCAGTTCCAACAAATTTTAACAATAATGTAAATTCATCTTCTTATAAATTGGATACTTACAATGATCGAAGAGGGCCCTATTAATTGCAAAAGCCTCCACGCCGAATCCATGTAATCAACACAAAGCCTAGTCATGTAACATAAACCAATAAATACAAGTCCAAGGGATAATAAATCATAAATGAATAACATGTACGATGCCCCAccacaaaattaataattttataacttAATTACGATATAATCTATCATAATTCGACAAAGTTTGAATTTTATACAATAATAATGTactctaatttttaatttatcaatcctaataatcaacttttataataataaaagtggcattaaattctaaaaataatCCTTGATAATAAGTAGTACAAAATTCAACCAAACAAAATTGAaactaaagaaaaaaatttttaattaatatatgaaaaaaatgaaagttgTATAGGAGTGGGACACAAAAAGTGGAGCACTTAGAAGGCTGTGATTAAGGAGATTACCTCTCGCATCCTTCTGGGGCCGGAGGCTCCGCTTTAAGCGGAAGACTAAACACAGCCCAAAACAGCTGCAGCTCGGAAATATGGAGCATCGCCTTCAGAGGTTCGTTGCCAGACATCATGAGATCAATCTGTGTAATGCGAAAGAAGAGAGACAATAATAGAGCTTTAGTTCTGAACTTCTGATAAGCAATAAAAGATGCATGTTAAAGTATACCTCATGGCCAACTCGCTCTCGGCTAATTTTGTCAGCAATGGCAGCTATGACATCATCGTCTGCAGCAGCTTTTTTCAGTTCTTCATCGAGCAAGAATCCAAACCGTGCACCTAAAATCAGGGCAAATCCTGACATATTAAGTGCTGATAATGTAAGAAAGAGGAGATGAGCAGAAGTTTTCTTTGGCCTACCAAACCGTATAGCTCGTAGAACTCGTAGGGGATCATCTAAAAACGTTTGCTTTGGAGGCAACGGGGTTACTATCTTCCCAGATTTCAAGTGTTCGATGCCTACAAATGGTAAATGAAAGAAACACTTAATCAACGAGACATCAGTGATAGCAGTCATACTAACAACATCAGGTTGGAAGAATATATTCGTACGCTCCAATATAACTTTTGGGCACACATATTAAGGAAATAGTGTTTTGCATGTAAAATAGTATGGTACACTAGATCCAAGTAACTTTTTTGTGTGTAACAAAGTTTCCTTTTTAGAATGAGCTATTTTtagtgggacggactaaaaggCCAAACATAACTTGTAGTATTACCTTTCTCCGTAAAATCTTCAACCGAACTTGTATTGATGTTGTAGAACAAGCTGTTATATAGAAGGTCGGGAAACCAAAAAAATCAAGAGGGAAACATTATACAGATATCATAGGAATACACACGAGATGCAATTGAAATGGGAGTGTTTGGACAAGTACCTATTGATCGTTAAATCCCTGCGATAAGCATCCTCTTTAGCACTGCCAAACCTCTGTAAGAACAATACGATTTATTTACAAATTTCATCTTTGATACTACACTAAACACCTCCCTACAGATAAAGCACGTACCATTGTTGGGATACGGCTATTCTCACTGTAGTCTTCAGCTCTCAAGTTGACAAAGTCGATCCACACATCAAAAAGACGCATCCTTGCTGTTTCCAAATGTTTCGACTGATCAGGATTGCTGCCATTATCGTGGAAATACAACATTAGGCTAACTTGCGCAATACCAAACTTTTTCATGTGGGGGTTTCGATgtgaaagaaaaggaaaaaggttTTGAGCCATATGATTGCGTATTCCAAGTATCATATGAACAAATGAGTTCTAAATTAATCATCCAATCAAATTAAATGGCAGATTAGCCAATATTATTTCTATCTATCATGTTAGTCAATGTAGACACTCCATTTACACATAAAATCGAAATTAAGCGAATGTGTGAAGAACTTAGCAAGATGAAAAGCAGAGAAATTTACCATTGAATCACACCAATTCCATGAGTCTCTACGCCTTCAGACGACAAGTACTCGTTCACTTTTTCACAAAACTCACGCCCCAGCATATCATCCAATGCAATATCAATATCATAGCAATCTTTCCCCAAGAGCTACAtcatcacaaaaaaaaagacTCATTGAAGCATAAATCAAACATAAAGCGAGCAAAAAACCCAAAAGTCGCCTTTTCACATTCTTAATGGAAATTATCAGAATTGCAGCTGCAATTTCTTTCTCACTGACGATCAATCCGCTCATAGACTAACTAACAAGTAATCACACAAAAACAAATTATCGATTCATCTCCCTCATATTTCACCAACGCGAAGAAACTGTGACAGCGTCCAACCCTAGCAATATAAAGGGAAACAAaaataggaaaagaaataagtgAAATCGAGTGACTGAGAGACCTTATCGCGAACCCAGCCGCCGGCGACGCGGAGCTGGGTTTGTAGTTTGAAGTGGCGGAGGACCTGCAGGAGACGGTCGAATATCTCCCTCTCCTTCGGTGTCAGATCAATTCGGTCCTTCACGTGAACGGACGGCGGCGATGTGCACATTGTTGCTGCTCCCGCGCTCCTCGAGGAGCTTAGAGTAACGCGGAATTGACTAAGACGCAGCTGCTGGAGCTGTGGATTAGGGCGCCGGAGCAGGGAATGGGCGAAGAGAGGCGGGAATTTGAAGCGGTTtaaggagagagagaaaagggcTGCGGAAGAGGAATTGAGAAAACGGGGGTTTAGCAGTTTCATTGCATTCGAATAAATATATTgtctttttattcttcttcacTCAAATAAACTGTActctcttctctttctctctctaaaacagaaaaaaatctCCATAAATTGATCCACGTCTCGGATTCGGAATCAAAGCTccaattttaaaattcgatCAAATTAGCATCCAGTTCATTTGGAATCTGGTGTTATAGGTTAATTTTTGGGATCGATCGAGGTTGAAGAAAAGCGATAAGCAGATTCCAGGGAAGTGCTCAAATTGATTGGATCGAATTGCAGGTGATttcactctctctttttcttaaTCATCGTGACTGAATACCCTTAGTGATAGTTGAATCATCTGTTGAATTAGTTAAATTGATGAGGGAAATAATTGAGGCTTTGTTAAGCTGTTTTGTTTTGAAGATCATTGTGTTGCGCCCACATGTTTGTAAATTTTCCTCTGTGAGGAAATTGGCAGATTTTGTAATCTACTTTGAATTTCTCCTGTTTTTGTTGACAAACTGCAAAATGCTGAGATTGTTTAGCAAATTAAGCATATATTAGTCACCAGTTGAACACCAGATTTGGATTTGCTACTTGAAAATTCGTCAAATTTCTATGTAGTTTGTTTGTACAAATTGTTGTTCAAAAGGCTCTACCATCGAACTGTTAAACTAGCATATCGAACGGTGTGCATCGCATATATAACAAAATTGCACTATCATTTTGTCTTAGGTTTGAAGAGGCTATGATGGGAGTAGTGAACAAGTTTGTGATTGCATCAATGTGCATGTTTGCAGCTCCTCTCGCGATTCTATATGGATTCAAACACAATTTCTTACCCGGTAAGGCTCCCTTACTCGCTACTTGTATCATTGTTACATGCTGCAGTTGTAATTGTTATAGGCCTAAAGTTGTGAATATAATCATACTATCGGTTAGCATTTATCTTCTATAGATTCATATTCCTGAAGTTCCAGTTTTACCATGGTTGTAAATTGATGACAACAATGTTTGATAGTTACAGTTAAGCAGTTGGTGTATATTGGTAtgggttttttctatttttgttctaatatagaacttagattcctcgtttgttctagcgtttttttttgttccggatttgggagagacgcatgaccctcatgcgtctctttttaatgagacgcatgatcgtcatgcgtctttcatagagacgcatgagggtcatgcgtctctattttttttcgtttttttttaacgacgcatgagggacatgcgtcttaggtatagacgcatctccctcatgcgtctgttgttttttaaaatataatagacgacgcatgagcgtcatgcgtcttaggtagagacgcatgagcctcatgcgtttCTAACTTGCTTAAATCAGTTCCCACGGCAGAATAGGCAGAATacgcgagagaaagagaggaagacaaCCCGTGCGATTTCCTTggcgatttcttggcgattcccttcatatttcggtaagtttccttcaattTTTCAACATTGTTCtcgtatttgttgtttatttgcatattattagggttttgataaatcttttgtatacttactatattagggtttaatgaaaaaaattgtctttaattgttgttggtttgtatatatatttttgcagaaatcatgcaagtatacgtgagtttatattggggtggtagaatatatcaacttcctcaagtgggtatttgttatgatcctcctcgtgcgagagcttccatcgtattggattcatgtgtctcattatctgaattagttgcaatgatatgtgttaagataagaatagattcaaaccaacacttcatCGAAATATCTTGGAGGCATTGTTTCTTGGGTACCGGTACGAGTTATGTATGTACTGCGGTTGACAGTGATCAAAGTGTGTTTTATATGTTCAATGCggctctaaattctactcggcatattgaattatttgtttagTATTCGTATGTTGGAAATGCCTTCATCCCACCAATTGTTGATCATGGTGTTTGATCATCTACGAGGTTTGAACCTTTGAGCATGGATTGCGGTATGAATGAGCAAACAGATGTTGCAGATGCTGCTGATGTTGGATTGAATACTCAAGAGAATGTAGAAGAGCATGATGATGTTCATGTTGTACGAAGAGACCTTGATGATCCAGAATTGTCGTCATCCTCGTCTGATGAGattttaagtgatgattctggtgctgactctagtgatgaggaggtagtgtataaacccgtcgtgcaaggtgaacaaccacttccagaaTACGTTCACACCGGGTTGAAATATTTTCGCAGACTGCCTAGTGGTCCTTCTGAGGTACCTGAAGTTGGTAATGAACGCAGTACCATGTACTGGGATGAAGAACACCCATATCGGATTAATgcgggaacaaaatttgatagcaaactgcatgtgaagactgctattactatgtggagtctgaggcaacaccggcaatttagggtggttgagagcaaagtaagaaggtggcatgccgtGTGCAAATATCCAGCAGGGAGGACAGAAGATGGGACAGCTATTATCAGCGAGACCGACGCTGATAAAGCGAATGAATGTCGGTGGAAAGTTTCTGTTACACACATGGCCCATGATGATATGTGGGAGATTAGGAAGTGGTGTGGACGACATAGTTGTGAAGGCCATCGTAATGATAGAggacatgctaacttttcatcaccAATGATTGCTTTGTGTATTCGACATCAGTTGCTTAAAAATGCCGAGTTCAGTGCCGCAGCCGTAAGAAATTTTGTTCATGACAAATTTCATGTGgtaatcagttataagaaggcatggtatgcacggagaaGGGCTTTAGAGATTGTATTTGGTGGATGGGAGGAGTCATTTAGGGATTTGCCAGGCTACATGCTTGAACTGCAGTATAGGAATCCAGGCACAATCGTTGAGTGGAGGCACAACGAGTTGTTGAGCCAGGGCCGTACTAAAGTCTTCTATTATGTGTTCTGGGCACTTGGGCCTGCTATACATGCTTTCCAGGAGTGTCAACCCGTTTTAACAATAGACGGGACTCACCttcgaggaagatttaaaggtaagcttcttgttgcttgtggtgttgatgctaacaagaGATGTCTGCCTGTTGCATATGCTGTTGTCGATGAAGAAACTGGCGACAGCTGGgagtggtttttggatcatgtcagaaTCCATGTGGTGAAGTACGAAAGGGAGGTGTGCATCATTTCGGATAGGCATAAAGGAATCCTAAAGGCTATGCGTTCTGATGAATGGAAAAAGCCGCCGATATgtcaccacaaattttgtttgatccATGTGAGGAAAAATATCTTGACTAAACTTAAGGGTAAGGGAGGTAAAGCGAAAGGCATGATATGGGCATTGGGTGTCACAACTCAAGTACGCAAGTACGTGCGACGGCGACGTGCACTACGGGAGGAAAGTCTTGTTGCGATACACGAGCTCAACAAAGCCAAACAAGAGAACTGGTCTCTTTGTTACGATGATGAACTGGGATGGGGGGTGCCCTCAACAAACATGTCAGAGAGCTACAACAACGTGTTGAGAGGTATAAGAGAGCTACCTATTAGAGCTTTGGTTGATCTGACATTTTGGAGAACAGTGGAATGGTGGGCAGAGAGAAAGACAGAAATACAACATACCGAAGGTCGGTTGACCCCGTGGGCGAGGGACAAACTTGCTGCGTATGATGCAAAGGGGCAAATGCATTACTGTTCAGTACTTGACCGAGAAAAAGGTCATTACCAAGTTCGAAGTCGGCCCCGTGTTGAAAAGGGACAGGCAAAGGGCAATAACAGACAAGACGTCGAGTTTATGGATTCAAAGTGCAGTTGTgggaagtggcagatgtggagagttCCTTGTTCCCATGCGTGCACCGTTGCCAGAGATCGAGATAACTCTATGTTTGAACTCATTGATAAACACAACCACAAAGCTACGTGGGAAGCACAGTACTATGGTGTCTCATTTCAAGCACCAAGACACGAAGACTATTGGGCAAATCCTGGATGGAAATTACGTATCACACTAGAGCAGTTGCTTCCGCGAAAGCGTGGACGAGGCAGAACAAGGAAGATTCctaatcaaatggatgtccgCGAGGAAGATGAACCGAGAGCTCCCCGCAAGTGCAGGAATTGCGGTGTAGAGGGCCATGACCGTAGAAATTGCACAGTTGGTCGTGTTATGTAGGATCCTCACCGACTAAATTGTTGACATTTGCAGTGCAGGTATTTTTCCTTCTCAattattgattttatatatttaatttacctTTGTATGCATGGAGTAAGAAGATAcctttctttgtttttattttgtttaggaCCTTGAGACAAAGAGGACTTAGCAGGAGAAGAGATGTGTTATGATGAATTGTAGTTTGTTCTATATGTCACTAGCACTGTAGTTAATTTGTTTTGTGTAGTTTCTATGAAACGTTGTTTCTGTGTATCTGCCAATTAAATCTAAACTTGTGTTTCGGACTATTGGAAAATGGAAATTATTTGTCTCAACTCCACTGAATAATTAAAGTAGGTAAATGTGAAAATAATCcgaaaacgcccgatcgggcgaaaTTAGTAAAATAGAATCGCCCGAGCGGGCGAACTCTCTGTATTCTGCCAGCCTgcaagttagagacgcatgagcctcatgcatCAGACGCTCGGGCGATTCTATTTTACTAAtttcgcccgatcgggcgttttcgGATTATTTTCACATTTACctactttaattatatttataacacATAATTAAGACTTTTCAATAGAATAGAAACATGATTAATTCACCAACATAGAAACATTAACATGAATTTGAGCACCAAACAATAACGTAGATATCCAAATATCATATCATATGCAACAATGTTGCAATCAGTTCAATCAATCCGAGCAATTCTACCCTCATTCTTCATGCTACTTATACGACGACGGAGTGTACTTAGCCGGTTCAATCCCCTTGTTCTTCCTCGAAGATAGTCTCTTGTACACTTTGCTCACGAGCTTCCCAACCCCGCTGCGTGATGAACCCTCCGCAGCTGGACGAGGTTGGCCATGGATGCTATGAACAACGTCTTCTTCCTCATGTGCCTCGACAATGttgtcatcttcttcttcatcatcgtcTTCTTCTTCAGCTTGTACAGGAGGCATGACCTGATAATTCTGGAAGAATGAATCGACCGACGCTCGGGCCCCACTCCATTGCGACATGTCTTGGCTTTGTGAATATGGGCGACGATTCCAATCGGGCTCAGGCTGGCTTGGAGAATGCAGTGGACGGTCCCACTGCGACTGAGACTCATGCGTCGGGTGTGAATACCACTGGGGTGGGTCATGCTCTTGATACTGCGCCTCTGGTGCTACATAATCGGGAGGCGCCTGAGACATCCTAAACTGCTTTGTGTAACCGTGTCCCCCAGTCCGAACACCACACGCTCCACGACGCCGTGGAACTACTTCTTCTTGGTACGGCATGACCACATCCTGATGATGAGAAGCGGGGTACTCCATGACATCACCGTTGTTCGTATCTTCGAGGGTAGTCCTAACAATTTCTCGAATCTGGCGCACTCGGGGGTCCATTTCGTCTTCCGTAGTTAAATGGAAAACCCTCTGAAAAGCCTCAACCTAGACAAAAAATGATACCAATATCAATAAGAAACAATCTATATCACATGAAAGCATATAgtttaatataacaaacttaCAAATAGTCGCATCGAAGCAGCCGACTCATTCATCCCAGCAGTGGCCCGTGCCCCAGGCCGAGTCATGTACGTCACTGTAATTCTGTTATACCACGCCATATAACCCGGGCTCATGGGAATATCCAAAGACATTGGTGCGGCGTATTCGGCAGCTTGGAACCTTTCGTACCTCATGTCCCACTCCCCAATGTAGAACTGATGCGTGGTTGCCCAGTTGTTGCCCTTCTTACCACGCCGATCATTTTTGCCTAAATGATCGGCGTTCCTTAGCATCCTGTCTACATTCTGCGGTATATTCTGGTACCGATTGAACTGTCGTCGCACTCGTCCAGGCTCATGGGCCTCGACATAGGCCCAACATACCAAGTAGGTCTCGCACAGAGAGCATCCAGTCACATCATTGCAGTAGTCAGGCAGTATGCAATGTGCGTATGGCGTCCAGATAAACTACAAAACAGCAATGCAAATGCCACTGAATAATTCCGTAATAAGTTCATAAATGAAGTCTAAACCGAAATAATACTCACCTGGCCAGGTCTAATCAGAGATATTTGGTCACGATAATGCTCAACCGAATGTCTAGGAGCATTTCCTATCTGCGTTGTTCCTTTCCACCTGTACATATATTTGATGTAAGCAAATAAtccaatataaattaataaataaatatttagacATATACCTGGCGCCACATGGTGTATATGGCTCGTGTACAACTGGTCCAATGAACGCAGGcctcaatgtgggcattctttcccacgcccatagcTGCAGAAGCATCATAGGCCCGCCCAACTCTTTTCTCTTATCCATGGAAGCCTCGCACAGATAATGATAAAGGTAGGCCAATGCCGCACTTCCCCAACTAATATTCTTCACATCTTCTGGATCCCCAAGCCcattcaaccacataaatggcaccttacaccccgtggtgtccggtagaatgagacctcctaataaaattagggcatggatacgtgccctttggatgtatacgtacataggtaggtcatcacccagaggcatccttgtctggttgatcagtgcggtcatcagcaaaccgccttgctttgtctctgtggaagtatctggtatccatcccaacagatCGCGGCACTTGCTGGTCCAGTCTGAAAAGTTGTCATGATAGTCACGCCCTGTGAAAACGCGACCATCCGCCCTCAAGCCCCAAAtggcttgcacatcttccaaggtgATCGTCGCCTCACCGATCGGTAGATGGAAAGTGTGCGTCTCCGGTCTCCAACGCTCAATCAACGCCGTGATCAGCTCGTTGTCCACCTTCATGGGCTTCCCACAATCGatcacgcctttgaaaccaaagaCGTCAAGCCAATATCTAACATTCTCGTGAATTTCGACGTCCCAAGTCTTGCTTTCTGTCCTTCGGACTTTAAATACTTGGGTTGTGCCCTCTTTCATGAGTTTATGTGAAATGTGATGTTTCTGTAAATTTAGCAAGGACGGGTCTTCGGGTCCATATAATAATTGCTCACTAGAACTTGAAGTCTCCATCTAATCTAAGTACAAATTCAcgaaacaacaattacaaattacaacacaaattacatatccattcaaattcatcttcaaaataacaacaaatcataaatcaaatgattgattcactccaattcaacaccATTCATGCTTTATAAGGCCTAATTTACATATAGCTACTAAATTAGaaggttaaattaaaatatgcaattcaacctatactttattcttcaatatcaaccaaaatcacaacaccaaGCATCTCTAATATATGAATAACTATACAATAGAATGAATTTAGCCACTAAAATCCATTACAATTAACTAAACACCAAAAAATCGGACAAAATTGAGCAATttgttataaaccctaatttacaaaaattaggggaaatctaaacaaactatgcaaattaacaacaaataaggaAGGAATGTTGAAGGATTGAATGAAACTTACCGAAAAACGAGAGGAAATCGTCGGATTCGCCAAGAAATCGCCAAGGAATCGCCGGAAGTCGCCTATCAGAATTCTCTCTCGCGTGTATTCTGCCTTCTGTCTCTCGCGGAACTGATTTAATTCgaaatagagacgcatgagcctcatgcgtctctacctaagacgcatgacgctcatgcgtcgtctattatattttaaaaaacaacaGACGCATGAGAGAGATGCGTCtatacctaagacgcatgaccttcATGAGTcgttaaaaaaaacgaaaaaaaaataaagacgcatgaccctcatgcgtctctatgaaagacgcatgatcgtcatgcgtctcattaaaaagagacgcatgagggtcatgcgtctctcccaaatccggaacaaaaaaaaacgctagaacaaacgaggaatctaagttctattttagaacaaaaatagaaaaaacccaTATTGGTATAAAATCCTTGATTTCAAGTTGTAGAAGGAGCTAGCATTTGCGCGTAATTAGGATTTCGGGCTGCGTTGTGCAACTACATTCCTTGCATTAAACATTTGAAGAGAAAGATTGTGTGAGATTATCTCATGGGATCAAAATTAGATTACTTTTGCTGAATTAGGAGACCTAATCGGTCAATTTCATCGTATGTGGTGGATAATCTTGTCGTATTATCTTTTATCTACCTAAGCTATACCTTCGAATCCCATCTCGTGTCAAGACATCCAAAGCGTGCATCCAACCTAGCGCATGAAAAATGCCTCATATTTACTTGCTGCAAAATCTGCAGGATCGACTCACATAAGCATAATATTTCTTCATTACATGGATGAATTTACAAGTAGATGAGTTTATTATCACTTTCATGGTTGTTACTGATGTAAATATCTGCCTGTGCACACAGGTTCTACTGAGCTCCCCTCGGAGTCTGTGACTCTGTGGAGCGGAATCCTCGCTGTCTTCTTCCTCAACGTGGTTATAGCATTCTACATCTACATGGCCCTAAAAGAGCCCTCAAGCAAACCC
Encoded proteins:
- the LOC121779629 gene encoding tRNA nucleotidyltransferase cca2-like; the protein is MKLLNPRFLNSSSAALFSLSLNRFKFPPLFAHSLLRRPNPQLQQLRLSQFRVTLSSSRSAGAATMCTSPPSVHVKDRIDLTPKEREIFDRLLQVLRHFKLQTQLRVAGGWVRDKLLGKDCYDIDIALDDMLGREFCEKVNEYLSSEGVETHGIGVIQCNPDQSKHLETARMRLFDVWIDFVNLRAEDYSENSRIPTMRFGSAKEDAYRRDLTINSLFYNINTSSVEDFTEKGIEHLKSGKIVTPLPPKQTFLDDPLRVLRAIRFGARFGFLLDEELKKAAADDDVIAAIADKISRERVGHEIDLMMSGNEPLKAMLHISELQLFWAVFSLPLKAEPPAPEGCERLCVDYMDSAWRLLQLIGPSSIIDNQLRLCLYAALLLPLRKAVYEEKKGKKIPVVSYIFRSSLKLKASDAETVLSMHLAAENFLSLIPLIISDENLQTLEGDKKSVTINVPLPSKRRILTGLLLREIKEFWRPSLVLSLLLHPQDIGLIENSSNKDAELNDRRALYSRVENAILDMGLDKVWELKPLVDGKRIMDILQIKSGGPIIKEWQQKLLQWQLAHPSGSTEECVDWMKEAQSKRARTE
- the LOC121779628 gene encoding uncharacterized protein LOC121779628, whose translation is MDCGMNEQTDVADAADVGLNTQENVEEHDDVHVVRRDLDDPELSSSSSDEILSDDSGADSSDEEVVYKPVVQGEQPLPEYVHTGLKYFRRLPSGPSEVPEVGNERSTMYWDEEHPYRINAGTKFDSKLHVKTAITMWSLRQHRQFRVVESKVRRWHAVCKYPAGRTEDGTAIISETDADKANECRWKVSVTHMAHDDMWEIRKWCGRHSCEGHRNDRGHANFSSPMIALCIRHQLLKNAEFSAAAVRNFVHDKFHVVISYKKAWYARRRALEIVFGGWEESFRDLPGYMLELQYRNPGTIVEWRHNELLSQGRTKVFYYVFWALGPAIHAFQECQPVLTIDGTHLRGRFKGKLLVACGVDANKRCLPVAYAVVDEETGDSWEWFLDHVRIHVVKYEREVCIISDRHKGILKAMRSDEWKKPPICHHKFCLIHVRKNILTKLKGKGGKAKGMIWALGVTTQVRKYVRRRRALREESLVAIHELNKAKQENWSLCYDDELGWGVPSTNMSESYNNVLRGIRELPIRALVDLTFWRTVEWWAERKTEIQHTEGRLTPWARDKLAAYDAKGQMHYCSVLDREKGHYQVRSRPRVEKGQAKGNNRQDVEFMDSKCSCGKWQMWRVPCSHACTVARDRDNSMFELIDKHNHKATWEAQYYGVSFQAPRHEDYWANPGWKLRITLEQLLPRKRGRGRTRKIPNQMDVREEDEPRAPRKCRNCGVEGHDRRNCTVGRVM
- the LOC121780078 gene encoding protein MAIN-LIKE 1-like; translation: METSSSSEQLLYGPEDPSLLNLQKHHISHKLMKEGTTQVFKVRRTESKTWDVEIHENVRYWLDVFGFKGVIDCGKPMKVDNELITALIERWRPETHTFHLPIGEATITLEDVQAIWGLRADGRVFTGRDYHDNFSDWTSKCRDLLGWIPDTSTETKQGGLLMTALINQTRMPLGDDLPMYVYIQRARIHALILLGGLILPDTTGCKVPFMWLNGLGDPEDVKNISWGSAALAYLYHYLCEASMDKRKELGGPMMLLQLWAWERMPTLRPAFIGPVVHEPYTPCGARWKGTTQIGNAPRHSVEHYRDQISLIRPGQFIWTPYAHCILPDYCNDVTGCSLCETYLVCWAYVEAHEPGRVRRQFNRYQNIPQNVDRMLRNADHLGKNDRRGKKGNNWATTHQFYIGEWDMRYERFQAAEYAAPMSLDIPMSPGYMAWYNRITVTYMTRPGARATAGMNESAASMRLFVEAFQRVFHLTTEDEMDPRVRQIREIVRTTLEDTNNGDVMEYPASHHQDVVMPYQEEVVPRRRGACGVRTGGHGYTKQFRMSQAPPDYVAPEAQYQEHDPPQWYSHPTHESQSQWDRPLHSPSQPEPDWNRRPYSQSQDMSQWSGARASVDSFFQNYQVMPPVQAEEEDDDEEEDDNIVEAHEEEDVVHSIHGQPRPAAEGSSRSGVGKLVSKVYKRLSSRKNKGIEPAKYTPSSYK